The following nucleotide sequence is from Oceanispirochaeta sp..
CCAACTCCAGCATTAACGACTTCAACCAGGACGGCAGAACCGGGGACGCTTCTTTTTCAGCAAGAGTTTCGGGAGGGCCGATCAACTCTGATGCCAGACTTAATAAAAACCGGCTCAGCAGGATATCTCCATACTCTGTTTTCTGATAGAGAAAAAGCCGTTCCAGATCCTCCAGGACCCAGCTCTGCTGTTCTCTTAGAAAATGAGTAAAAAAACGTCCCTGCGACACTTTTGATTCAAAAAGTTTTCGCAAATTCAGAGAATCCAGGAGGGTGTCCCAGAATTGGAGGGGAAGTATCAGATTGAAGAAGTCGAAGTTCCTTCCCGACAGACTATGAAAATCCTCTTCACGGATCATTAAAAAATCGCCTTCACCCATTGTGTAATCGTGATCATCAAAATGGTGAACAACCTCTCCTTCAAATAGAAAATAGAATTCAAAAACCTCCCGGTGTCTATGCCTGGGAAAGGTCCAGAGTCTGTGGCTTCTGATTCTGTGGAGGACATATTGCTAGGGAGACATATCCTGCAGCTGGACTGTTACGACGTCATCCATGGGTAAAAGTAGACCCAGGATCAAATAAGTACAAGGTTATATCAGATATTATTAAGAAAATATCAAATAGATAGTATTAGAATACATAAGAAACTCAATACTCCAAAGACTTTCCATAAAGGAGAAGGATAATGATACAGGAATACAAATTTCCCGAGGGATTTATATGGGGTTCGGCAACGGCCTCATACCAGATAGAAGGTGCCTGGCAGGAAGACGGCAGGGGAGAATGCACCTGGGACCGTTTCTGCCGGAGGCCCGGAAAGGTTGTGGGAGGAGACACTGGTAATGTTGCCTGTGATCACTACCACCTTTACAAAGACGATGTGGCACTGATGAAAAGCATGGGGCTGAAGCACTACCGGTTTTCCATTGCCTGGCCCCGAATCCTCCCCGAAGGGGAAGGCCAGATCAATCAGAAAGGACTGGATTTCTACAAGAACCTTGTGGATGAGCTGCTGAATGCCGGCATTGAACCCTTAGCCACACTCTTCCACTGGGATCTGCCCCAGGCCCTGCAGGATAAATATCAGGGCTGGAAAGACAGAAGAATGGCCCAGGTTTTTGCAGATTACAGTGATGTTGTCAGCCGCAGCCTGGGTGACCGGGTTAAAAAATGGGCGACCATCAATGAAATCATGTGCTTTACCACTCTGGCCCACAAGTTGGATATGCATGCTCCCGGCGGCAGAGAAAGTGATAAAATCACAAACCAGACAGCCCACCATGCTCTCCTTGGACATGGCATGGCCACACAAGTTCTCAGAAGAAATGTACAAGATTCCTTTATCGGACTGGTGGACAACAATGAAGCTCCCTGGCCTGTTCTGAATACAGAGCCCCATCTGAGGGCGGCCAGAAAAGCCTGGAAAGAAAGGAATTCCCAGCGCCTCTTCCCCATGATGACGGGAGAGTACGATGAAGAGTCTTATGTCCGTCACTACGGAGAGATGCCCGAAACCACAGCAGAAGACATGAAGATAATTTCGACACCCCTAGATTACTTTGGGATCAATTTTTACAACTGTCCCCCTGTACAGGCGGCAGACAACGAAGCAGGCTATGAAACTGTAGATCTCCCAGCGGCCTACCCCCGGACGGCGATGGGATGGCCCATCACCCCGGATGCTCTCTACTGGAACCTGAAATATATGACGGAGTTCTTCCCGGACCTTCCTGTTTATATCACAGAGAATGGAATGGCTGCCGATGACAGCATGTCCGAAGATGGTACAGTCAAGGATTATGACCGCATCGAATACCTGAGGACTCACCTCCGGGCCTGCCACAGGGCTATCGAAGAGGGGGCGAATCTGAAGGGCTACTACCTCTGGTCTCTTATGGATAACTTCGAATGGGCCTTCGGTTACAGCAAACGTTTTGGTATGATACGGGTGGATTATGACACCCAGAAAAGAACCATCAAGGAGTCAGGAAAATATTACAGTCGCGTCATGGCCGAAAACAGAGTCTTCTGATTCCTGAAGAGTTATTCCCGGTGCTCCCTTTATATAAAATAAAGGTTCAACCAGAGTGATGCAACAGACCTGACCATGAATTATACTATACGCCATGTAAGGGGGAAGTAATGAGCCGGAGAATGTTGGAACATCTTTCAAAGGAATTAGAAGGCCTCCAGGGGGCAGGTCTTTTTAAAAATGAGAGGATTCTCACCTCCCCCCAGAGAGCCAGAATATCCGTATCCGGTGGAGGGGACGTTCTGAATTTCTGTGCCAATAACTACCTGGGACTTGCTGACCATCCCGAATTGATTAAGGCTGCCAGGAAAGCTTTGAAGGACTATGGTTACGGGTTATCTTCAGTCCGGTTCATCTGCGGTACCCAGACGATTCACAAAGAGCTGGAAGCCTCACTCAGTGAATTACTGGGAAGCGAGGATACGATACTCTACGGCTCCTGCTTTGATGCCAATGGAGGACTCTTTGAAGCCCTCCTGGGGCCGGAAGACGCCATCATCAGCGATGAACTGAACCATGCCAGCATCATTGACGGCATTCGTCTCTGCAAGGCCCGGCGGTTCCGCTATGCCAACAATAACATGAAAGATCTCGAATCAAGGCTGAAGGAAGCCGCTTCGGCCCGTTTCAGACTCATTGCCACGGACGGCGTCTTTTCTATGGATGGCACTCTTGCCAATCTGAAGGGAATTTGTGATCTAGCTGAGAACTACGATGCCCTGGTCATGGTGGACGACTCACATGCTGTTGGCTTCATAGGAGACAGAGGAGCGGGGACACCCGAGTACTGGGGAGTACAGGACCGGGTGGATATCATAACTGGTACTCTCGGCAAGGCTTTGGGTGGAGCCTCAGGAGGGTATACATCAGGCCGAGGGGAGATCGTATCCTGGTTGAGGCAGCGGTCCAGACCCTATCTGTTCTCAAACTCACTGCCTCCGGTCATCACAGCGACGGCTTTGAGGACCCTGGAACTGATAAAATCAGGGGCTGCCTTGAGAGAGAGGCTTTTTGATAATACCAGGCTGTTCAGACAATCTCTGGGGGAGGCCGGTTTTTCCATAGTCGACGGAATCCACCCCATCGTCCCCCTCATGCTGGGGGACGCGACTCTGGCAGGAACCATGGCTGACAAACTGCTGAAAAAGGGGATATATGCCATAGGGTTCTCCTATCCTGTGGTTCCTCTGGGAAAAGCACGCATCCGATTTCAGATGTCCGCAGCCCACAGCCGGGATGATGTGGAGATGGCACTGACACAGATTATTGAGACTGGTAAAGAACTGGGGGTTATTGAATGAAGGCACTGGCAAAAACAGAATCACGGCCGGGTTTGTGGATGATTGATGCCCCGAAACCGGATTATGGCCCGAATGACCTGCTGATTAAGATTAAAATCACGGCCATCTGCGGTACAGACATCCATATTTACAACTGGGATGAATGGTCCCGGAACACCATCCCCGTCCCCATGATCACAGGGCATGAGTTTGTCGGTCAGGTTGAGGCCCTGGGCAGTGAAGTCGCCGGTTTCAAGGAAGGCGACAGGGTTACCGGTGAAGGGCATCTGACCTGCGGACACTGCCGGAACTGCCGGGCGGGAAAAAGGCATCTCTGCCGGAATACGCAGGGGATCGGTGTAAACCAAACCGGCTGCTTTGCCGAATATCTGGTTTTGCCGGCTGACAATGCCTTTAAACTGGATGACTTTATAAGCGATGAAGCCGCGGCCATCTTTGATCCCTTCGGCAATGCCGTGCATACAGCCTTGTCCTTCGATCTTGTGGGAGAGGATGTTCTGATAACAGGGGCCGGTCCCATCGGCATCATGGCGGCTGCAGTCGCCAGACATGGAGGTGCCCGGTATGTCATCATCACCGATGTCAACGAATACCGTCTCAATCTAGCCCGGCAAATGGGTGTGACCAGAGCCGTCAATATAAAAACAGAAAAGCTGGAAGACATCATGAAGGAACTCCACATGCTGGAAGGATTTGACATTGGTCTCGAGATGTCAGGCAATGCCCAGGCTCAGGCACAGATGTTTGACAGGATGAACAACGGCGGTCATGTAGCCCTACTGGGAATCCCCCCCGGAGAGAGTCTTGTCAACTGGAATCAGATCATTTTCAAGGGGCTGAACCTGAAAGGAATATACGGCCGGGAGATGTATGAAACCTGGTACAAGATGGCTGCCATGATCCGCTCCGGCCTGGATATATCCAGAATTATAACCCACCGTATGCCCGTGGAAGAGTTTGAACGGGGCTTTGATATAATGAGGGGGGGACAGTCAGGGAAAATCCTTTTATACTGGGATTGATCAGCCCCGGCAATGGTTCTATAGTGGACTATGATTGAGGCAAAAAAATATCAGAACGTCTATAAGCTGGTCTATTTTTTTCTATTTGGATCCATAGCCTCTCTCTATCCCTTCTTCCCTCTGGTTCTGCAGAGCAAGGGTTTCGAACCCTCCCGTATCGGATTTGTGATGGGAAGTTACGAGTTTGTCAGCATTCTGGGACTCCTGATCATCGGTCATTTCTATGACCGGATACGATCTCCACGGCGGACCATTGTAACGATCATACTCTTGTGTCTATTGACCCTGTTCCTGATTGTCCGCGCTCAAAGCCTTTTGCTTGTAGTTCCCCTGACCCTGGGTTTGGGGTTTGTGATCAAATCACCGACATCCCTGGTTGACGCCCATTACGGACAAACCATGCCCAACTCACAGGAAAAATACGGGAAAACCCGCCTGTATGGCAGTCTTGGATTCTTCTGTGTAGCCATGCTCATTCAGATCACAAACTGGGTGGAAGCCTCCCGCCCCATTTCTGTTTTTCTAGGTTTCTCCATCCTCATGGTGATAGCCATTCCTTTGATCATATATCTTCCGGCGGCACATCTCGCAGAAGATCAACAGAAGCCAGTCTCATTCCTGAAAACCATCAAGACTTTTCCGGGGATTTACTGGATTGGATTGTCCATAGCCTCCCTCAATTTTATGGGAATATCGGGACATATCACCTTCTTCTCCCTGCTTCTGAAAAACAAGTTCGCCACAGAAGACATCAGTGGTTTCTGGGCCATCGGTCCTCTCTTTGAGGTGCCTCTCTTCTTCTTTTCAGGATTTCTGCTCAGAAAGCTGGGGCTGAAAAGACTCTGGCTCCTCTGTCTGGCCGCCGGAGTTCTTCGGATGCAGGTGTATTCCTTCTCCCGGACTCTGCTCCCTCTGTATATAGTCCAGATCCTCCACAGCATCTCCTTTGGTTTTAATCATCTGGCCATGGTCACTCTCATTTCCAGGGCAACCTCAAATGCCAGCAGGGGATTGGCCATGTCCCTATACTCTGCCATAGGGATGGGCTTCTCTCTGTTTGTCGGGGGATTTCTGGGCGGATGGATTCTCGGATATTCCGACTACCCCTTTCTGTTTCAGGTCTTCTCATTGTTCCCGCTCCTGGGAATGGGAATCATCCTGCTGTTTCTCAGGGGAAAACAGCTTGAGAAAATGAATGAAGAATCCTCTGAGGATTTCTCCATCCCAAGGGGTGATCATATCTGAAAGAACAACTCCTGCCATTCTTGAGAATCATCTTTTTGAAAAATCCGGAATTCTTTTGTTTTTAGATCAGCCAGAAGTCGAACAATAGAATTGCTGCCTGTTCTGATAATTTCCAAAATACCCTCAGGGCTGGATTGAACCATTTCGAACTTTCCGGAGAAGGCGGGGGCTGAATTCCGGAACTTCATCATTTGAATCAGACAAACCACGACGGGCCGCTTGATCTCTCCCTCTATTTCTTCCAGACTGTAACCATGACGGTTGATATCCCGTCCATTCATGGTTTTTTCCACCAGGTCGATATCGTTGGAACCAGCCAGCATACCCACATAATATACCTGGGGAATTCCAGGAGCAAAGAACTGTACGGCCCGAGCCAGAAGGTAGGCCTGATCATCCTCTCCGAGAGCCGAATAATAGGTACAGTTGATTTGATAGATATCCAGATTATTATACTCCTGAGAGCTGTAGCGTCGATTCAAATTGGAGCCCCGTTCATACAGGGCCTCACAGGTTTCATTGATCTCCTCGGGAGTCAGAAGATCTGCCACGTCCACCACACCAATACCGTCGTGAGTATCCAGGGTGGTAAACTGATGTTCCGGACACTGACTCAACCAGGCGCCCAGCCTGTCAGCACGCCCGCTGTACAATCCATGAAGTAGGATCATGGGAAGAGCAAAGTCATAGATGCCGTATCCTTTCTGTGAAAGTTTCATGGGTATGGAATAATGCTCATGGATTTCCGGCAGGAGTTCCACCCCCCTCCGGCTCATGACCTCTCGATAATCCCCCAAAATATCCCAGATTTCCGGTTCCAGGAAAAAACAGGATGTGCCGGCCTTTTTTGTGACATAAGCAAAGGCATCCAGCCGGATCAGAACGGCACCCTGGTCTGCCAGATAATTCATATTCTCCAGGATATAACGGCGGCCTGTTTCAGAGTGAATATCCAGATCAATCTGTTCTTCAGAGAATGTACACCAGACCTTCCGTACAGTTCCATCTTTATGAGTCACTTCAATCCAGGGTGCCCGCGGTTTTCGTGTATATATTCTTGCGAGTTCTTCTTTTGTAAAATCACCCTCCGGCTTGACCCTGTCCACCGGTAGAAACAACTCCGCCCAGGGACTCTCATCTCCCTTTTCCGCAAAATCCTGAAACTCTAAAGACTGGCGGGAGAGATGGTTGACCATAAGATCCACAACAAGATCATAATCCGAGGAGATCCGTCGGATATCTTCCCAGGTCCCGAATGCGGGGTCTACATCCCGATATCCCAAGGGAGAAAAGCCTCTGTCCCCGGAAGAGGGAAAGAAGGGAAGA
It contains:
- a CDS encoding AraC family transcriptional regulator, whose product is MRSHRLWTFPRHRHREVFEFYFLFEGEVVHHFDDHDYTMGEGDFLMIREEDFHSLSGRNFDFFNLILPLQFWDTLLDSLNLRKLFESKVSQGRFFTHFLREQQSWVLEDLERLFLYQKTEYGDILLSRFLLSLASELIGPPETLAEKEASPVLPSWLKSLMLELESRKVESLTVRGMADISSKSPEHLSRTFRKYLGMTPSSWLNQQKLDRAALMLEHSNSAVMDIALSLGYDNLGYFYRLFTKRFAVPPVEYRKNYSLVPYGD
- a CDS encoding GH1 family beta-glucosidase, producing MIQEYKFPEGFIWGSATASYQIEGAWQEDGRGECTWDRFCRRPGKVVGGDTGNVACDHYHLYKDDVALMKSMGLKHYRFSIAWPRILPEGEGQINQKGLDFYKNLVDELLNAGIEPLATLFHWDLPQALQDKYQGWKDRRMAQVFADYSDVVSRSLGDRVKKWATINEIMCFTTLAHKLDMHAPGGRESDKITNQTAHHALLGHGMATQVLRRNVQDSFIGLVDNNEAPWPVLNTEPHLRAARKAWKERNSQRLFPMMTGEYDEESYVRHYGEMPETTAEDMKIISTPLDYFGINFYNCPPVQAADNEAGYETVDLPAAYPRTAMGWPITPDALYWNLKYMTEFFPDLPVYITENGMAADDSMSEDGTVKDYDRIEYLRTHLRACHRAIEEGANLKGYYLWSLMDNFEWAFGYSKRFGMIRVDYDTQKRTIKESGKYYSRVMAENRVF
- a CDS encoding glycine C-acetyltransferase, yielding MSRRMLEHLSKELEGLQGAGLFKNERILTSPQRARISVSGGGDVLNFCANNYLGLADHPELIKAARKALKDYGYGLSSVRFICGTQTIHKELEASLSELLGSEDTILYGSCFDANGGLFEALLGPEDAIISDELNHASIIDGIRLCKARRFRYANNNMKDLESRLKEAASARFRLIATDGVFSMDGTLANLKGICDLAENYDALVMVDDSHAVGFIGDRGAGTPEYWGVQDRVDIITGTLGKALGGASGGYTSGRGEIVSWLRQRSRPYLFSNSLPPVITATALRTLELIKSGAALRERLFDNTRLFRQSLGEAGFSIVDGIHPIVPLMLGDATLAGTMADKLLKKGIYAIGFSYPVVPLGKARIRFQMSAAHSRDDVEMALTQIIETGKELGVIE
- the tdh gene encoding L-threonine 3-dehydrogenase; amino-acid sequence: MKALAKTESRPGLWMIDAPKPDYGPNDLLIKIKITAICGTDIHIYNWDEWSRNTIPVPMITGHEFVGQVEALGSEVAGFKEGDRVTGEGHLTCGHCRNCRAGKRHLCRNTQGIGVNQTGCFAEYLVLPADNAFKLDDFISDEAAAIFDPFGNAVHTALSFDLVGEDVLITGAGPIGIMAAAVARHGGARYVIITDVNEYRLNLARQMGVTRAVNIKTEKLEDIMKELHMLEGFDIGLEMSGNAQAQAQMFDRMNNGGHVALLGIPPGESLVNWNQIIFKGLNLKGIYGREMYETWYKMAAMIRSGLDISRIITHRMPVEEFERGFDIMRGGQSGKILLYWD
- a CDS encoding MFS transporter, coding for MIEAKKYQNVYKLVYFFLFGSIASLYPFFPLVLQSKGFEPSRIGFVMGSYEFVSILGLLIIGHFYDRIRSPRRTIVTIILLCLLTLFLIVRAQSLLLVVPLTLGLGFVIKSPTSLVDAHYGQTMPNSQEKYGKTRLYGSLGFFCVAMLIQITNWVEASRPISVFLGFSILMVIAIPLIIYLPAAHLAEDQQKPVSFLKTIKTFPGIYWIGLSIASLNFMGISGHITFFSLLLKNKFATEDISGFWAIGPLFEVPLFFFSGFLLRKLGLKRLWLLCLAAGVLRMQVYSFSRTLLPLYIVQILHSISFGFNHLAMVTLISRATSNASRGLAMSLYSAIGMGFSLFVGGFLGGWILGYSDYPFLFQVFSLFPLLGMGIILLFLRGKQLEKMNEESSEDFSIPRGDHI
- the gtfA gene encoding sucrose phosphorylase; translated protein: MKNGIQLITYPNSMGKDLKELHSALSGPLRNCLTGVHVLPFFPSSGDRGFSPLGYRDVDPAFGTWEDIRRISSDYDLVVDLMVNHLSRQSLEFQDFAEKGDESPWAELFLPVDRVKPEGDFTKEELARIYTRKPRAPWIEVTHKDGTVRKVWCTFSEEQIDLDIHSETGRRYILENMNYLADQGAVLIRLDAFAYVTKKAGTSCFFLEPEIWDILGDYREVMSRRGVELLPEIHEHYSIPMKLSQKGYGIYDFALPMILLHGLYSGRADRLGAWLSQCPEHQFTTLDTHDGIGVVDVADLLTPEEINETCEALYERGSNLNRRYSSQEYNNLDIYQINCTYYSALGEDDQAYLLARAVQFFAPGIPQVYYVGMLAGSNDIDLVEKTMNGRDINRHGYSLEEIEGEIKRPVVVCLIQMMKFRNSAPAFSGKFEMVQSSPEGILEIIRTGSNSIVRLLADLKTKEFRIFQKDDSQEWQELFFQI